In the genome of Bremerella sp. P1, the window CATAGATCAGGTGCGCCGTTCCCGGCAGTTGTTCCGACCACATCACTTTGCCAGTGGCTAGTTCAATGCACCGAAGTTCCGGCGATCCCAAGTCTTCACGTCCGTGGATTCCGTACAAGTAATCTCCGACCAGGACGGGAGTGTTGTATTGGCTGGACAGCGTATCGTCATTCTCCCAAATCGGTTTGAACTGGGTCTTTTCGAGTTCCACCAACTTGGCCCCCACGCCGTAGCTGGCGGTGACAAATAGCTTGCTGCCAGAAACAACTGGTGTCGCGGCGTTTACCGTGGGGCCTCTCGCTCCGAAGGGAAATCCATATAGCACGCGTCCCGTGAACGGGTCGATCACAACCGTTTGCAGTCGCGTTATGAAGACAGCATACGGACGATCGGCAATGGTGGTCATGACCGGCGAAGAATAGCTGGCTGCATCGTCGAGCGACTTCCATTGGAACTGACCATCTTCCAGGTTAACGGCCACGATCCCTGCTCCGTTACGTCCACCTACATTTACCAGAACGAACTTCTCGAAAACGATGGGAGTACTTCCGGCACCAAAATATCCGTCAGGTGCGCCAAAGTTGCCGGCCAGGTCGACTTCCCAGCGCAGCTTTCCCGTCTGCCGATCAACGCTTCGTAAGATACCGGCAGCGCCGTAAACAATCACGGAGTCCTTGGTCACGACGGGCACGCAGCGGGGGCCATCATCTGGGTTGATCGATGCCTGATACGAGGCCCGCATGTCGCGTGACCAGATCTTCTTGCCGGTCTTCAGTTCGACCGCTTCGAGAAGTTCGGAACTGCTCTCCCGATGGAACAAGTAGACGACACCGTCTGCGACCGCAGGGCCTGCATAGCCACTGCCGAGGCCTTTTTTCCAAACTTCTTTGGGCCCTCGCTGGGGCCACTTATCAAGCAGTTTCTCATCTTCGGCGTGGCCATTTCTTTGTGGACCAAGTATTTGAGGCCAATCGCCAGCCTGGGCTGACGGGGCGAAAGAAAGTAGGCCGAGGACCAGTCCAACGGTTTTCATGCAGAAACGGCGAGTAATCATCGGAGAAACCTGAGGGGAGTCGGTGCCGCGAAGTGGTGAATCCAGTTATATTTAGCATGGTATCGCGCAAGGGGACCAATCGCCAAACGGATGTTCCTTTTGCAGCATTCCTTGTAATTGTTGCTTCTTCGGAAATCTGAAGACCTCGTATGCCTCGCTGGTTTCGCATCTGGGAGAAAAAACGCGGTTCACGCCGTACGGTTTCGCGTGTCGTGGCCAGCGTGGGCGAAACGTTTTTCTTCTCGGCGATTTTCTTTTTCGGTGTTATTTTTACGGCCATGACCGTGGCTTCGACCGTGCTGGAAACTTGGCCGATTCGGACCATGTTTCCCGAAGTCGCCTATGTCGAAGGGGAATGCACCATCCAGGAAATACGCGTGGTTAAGCTCGGTACCGAGGATTATCCCCGCTATCAACCTGAAGCCCTGGTCGCGTTGGATCTTCCCCAACGACAACACCATCTTTGGACGCTACGGCGGTCACCTTTTTCTTACTCCACGGAAGAAGCGGCATGGGATCGGCTCAATGGGTACGAACCAGGCTGGATTTATCCGTGCTGGTACGATCCAGGCAGCCCGGGGCAAAGTGTCGTTTTAGAGCGAACTCCGGCTTGGGGGCTGTGGGTCATCTTTCTGGTGCTGATTTCATTCATCGTGATTGGTGGGATCGGCCTGATCTATACGTTGCTGCTGATGGGGACATCTGTCGAACGCAGGGCCGCGATCGCGAAAAAGGCGAAGACGTTGGAACTCCTGCGTGAGGCGATGCCGCCCACCACCTATCCATCGATTCCTAATGATGCGAATCTCACCAACAGTCCTGGGGTGCGCCTGGCGTTTCGCTTGCCGATCGAGGTTTCGCCGGGCTGGTGGCTTTTGGCGACGCTCATCTTCAGTCTGCTTTGGAGCGGCATGGCAGGCGTATTCTTTATTGCCGCACTCGGGAATCACCTCGCGGGGAAGCCCGACTGGATGCTGACAATTATCTCGCTGCCAACCATTGGAATTGCTTTGGCGGCTATTTCGCAGTTTCTACGCGAGGTCACGGCGCACACCCGCGTGGGGCCGACCGGCTTGGAAATCTCGAACCATCCCCTTTATCCTGGAAAGGAATACCGCGTATTTGTCACTCAGGCGGGTAAAATGAAGGTTCGACAACTGCAAATCTTGCTGATTTGCGAAGAGGCGGCCACCTTCCTGCAAGGTACGGACGTTCGCAGCGAAACCAAACGAGTGGTGGAAGAAGAGGTTGCCGTTGCCAAGGGCTTCGAGATCAAGCCAGGGCTCCCGTTCGAGGCAGACTATCAGCTCAAAGTGCCTGAAGGTTGTATGCACAGCTTCAAGTCAGATCACAATGCGATCCACTGGAAACTGGTCGTGCAGATCAACGCCGATCACGGTACGCGATTGAGTCGCAGCTTTCCCATTGTCGTTTATCCGGCGGAACTGGAGGTTGCCCGATGAACGTCCAGCCAAAAATTGAAATCACGCTCGATCGTCCCAATCGAACCTATCTGCCTGACGATGAACTGATCGCCAGCTTCGAGATTAAAGGAACGCGTCCATCGGAAGTGCAGGCGATTGAAGCTTCCGTTTTGTGGTACACCGAAGGGACCGGCGAAGAAGATCTGGCGACCCACGACTTTCGGCGTCTCTTACCGATTGATCGCAACGATGCCGATCTGACAAAACGTCGCAAGTTCCAAACACGCTTGCCGCGTAGCCCATTGTCGTATCAAGGATTGATCGTCAAGATTCGCTGGGCGGTCCGTGTCCGAGTCTTCATGCAGCAGGGCAAGGAATACATGGAAGAAGTTCCTTTCAACCTGGGTGAACTGGCACCAGCGGTACCAATTGCGACGAAGCGTTCGTCCAGGAAACGAGCCGATGATGCGGCGTAATCCTTTTTCGACGCGGTTTGTTCGTCCCGGAGAGATTCCCTTTGTCTTTCCGGCTGGCTATTCCTTGGAAGCGATTGTCACCTCTATGCAGCAGCCTGCTGCCCAAGCCGCGATCGTTGGGCCGCATGGAAGTGGCAAGTCGACCTTGCTCGAATCACTCTGCCAGCAATGGGCAAAACTCGGCATCAACGAGCAACGTGTCCGGCTGACAGCATCGCGAAAACGTGAGGCGCTTCCGCTTGCTGGCCTCGATGCAGATTCTCTGCTGGTGATCGATGGTTTCGAGCAACTGTCGTATTGGAAGCAGCGGTGGGTTCGCTGGCGCTGCCAGCACAAGAGCGCTCGGCTGTTGGTTACCACACATGGCGATTGTGGATTGCCAGTCATTCTGAGGACGCAGCCTGATTGGTCGTTGGCGTTTGAGCTGTCTTCGATGCTTCTTGCCTGCGACGCAACACCTTACGAAGCGGACCTTCGAGCCGTTTGGAATGAAGATCCTGGCGATATTCGTGCGTACTTCTTCCGGTTATACCACTGGTGCGAATTGCACGGGATTTACCTGTCGCAGGGGCAATATGCGGGGCGACAAGGGCTGCCTGTCTGATTTTGACGGCCCGATCGGTAATCTTTTGCTGCTTGCTACCTATTCACTAAGTGGCATGCGTGTCGGCTAGGCGGTCCAAGTTGAGGAAATCCATGAGAATTTTCCTGTTCCGGCTCAAGCCTGTGATCTATTCTTCACCGTCCCTTTTATTCATGCGAGGCAACGGACGCCCGACTTTGGAGGATCGATGGATTGACGACCTGACGCGTTTTCAACCGGAAGGACCTTTCCCGGATGACTGCTTCGCCGATCAAGACCGTTCTCACCCTCGTGGTGTGCAGCCTGACAGTTTTCAACAATCCCGGCTCGGCTCAGGCCTGCTGGCTGACTGATTGGATGTGGGGCAATAACGAAGCGGTTCCTGTTGCACCGCCGGTAATCACTACGAACTATCCCGCCTATCCGGCAAACGCTTGCTATCCAACCGTTCAGGCAAACTATCAGCCTTCGGTGGTTGGCTCGTGCGCTGCACCATCGCCGGTTACGACGGTCGGATACGCGCCTCAGATGAATTACAACTCGCAGTATCAGCGGGTCCCTGTTACGGTCTACCGTCCGGTTCCCGTTTATCAGCCAAACGCCGCAGGCGTGCCGGTCGTTGGCTATCAGGGCTGCACGACCTCGCGTTACCAAGTTCAGCGTGTTCCCGCATTTGGCGCCGCACCGGCTCCTTCGAGTTGTGGCTGTGCTTCGGCAGGCTATAGTGCTCCGATCGCTCCTGCGACCGGTGGAGCGATCACATCGCCTCCGTCGGGGCAGTGGGTTCCTCGTGTTGAGCAGCAACCGATGCAATACTCGCAGCCTCAACCACAGCCGCAAATTCAGGTAGCTCCTCCAGCAGCGTCAGGCGGTTCGATTTACACGCCACAGCCTGGTCCGTCGGCCACGCCGCAGTACCAACTGGCTCCTCCGCCAACGCAAGGTGGTCAGCCTGCTGATACCCGTCCAACACTTCGTCCAGAAATTGAAGGCCCTGCCCTTAATGGTGCGACCATCGAAAGCTCGACCAGTGCTGCTCCGCCGCTGAATCGATACATTCCGCAACCAGTCACCAGCCAGCGTCCGGCTCCAACGACCGTCACGCCGTCTTCGACCGCTCCGGCTCCGTCGGGTCAGTGGAAAGTTACCCCGGTGACTCCAATTCCAGATCCTCAGTTCTCCAACTCGGGTTCGACCAGCGAAGCACCGCGTTTGCTGGATCCCCGCGATAAGACTGCCGGACTGGATCAGCGATCCCTGGTTATTCCGGTTGGCTACGAGATGGCACAGGAACCACCGCGTCGCTCGTTCACGCCACCAACGGCTTCCATTCAAGCCGACAACGACGGTTGGTACTCGCTGAAAAAATAATGCGAGATCCGAACAATCGAATCGTGAAAGGGGCTCCTGAATCAGGGCCCCTTTTTCATGCGCTCGCTAGGGGGAGTTGATCGATCCAAATGGCAATCGCTACGCTGAAGGAGGACACACGATAACCATTCAGCGAACGACGCCATGAATAACGCTCAAATCGCTGCCAAGTTTGAAACGTTGGCAGATCTTCTCGAATTCCAGGGAGCCAATAGCTTTCGCATCCGTGCCTATCGCAATGCGGCCCGCACGATTGAAAGCCTATCGCAGCAAATCAGCGATATTCTGGACGACTCTTCCCTGAAACTGACCGACCTCGAGGGCATCGGCAAGGATTTGGCGCAAAAGTGCCAGGTGTTAGTCGAGACAGGAAAATTGCCGCAACTGGAAGAACTTCAAAAGAAGATCCCTCCATCGGTGCTGGCCATGCTGCGCATCCCTGGACTGGGACCGAAGAAAGCCGCGGTGATCTACAAGGAGTTGGGAATCTCGACCCTAGATGATTTGAAGCAAGCTTGCCAGGATGAAAAAATTCGTGCTCTCAAAGGCTTCGGTGCGAAGACCGAGCAGACGATCTTAAGTGGCATCGATCTTGCTGCGACTGCCGAGCAGCGTATCTACTGGGCCAAGGCCGACAAGCTGGTGCAGCGTCTCCGAGAGCATTTCGAGGGGGTGAAGGGGGTTGAGAAACTCAGTTTTGCTGGCAGCTATCGACGTGGTAAGGAAACCGTCGGCGATATCGATATGTTGACCGTGGCCGAGTCTTCTACCGTAGCGATGGATCGCCTGGCCGAGTTTCCTGAAATGGAGGAAGTGATTGTCCGGGGCGATACCAAGATGTCGATTCGCCTGGAAAGCAACATGCAGATCGATCTGCGGGTGGTGCCTGCTAAGAGCTACGGTGCCGCGATGCAGTACTTCACGGGATCGAAGGAACACAACGTCAAAGTTCGCGGGATTGCCAAGCAAAGGGGCCTGAAGATTAATGAGTACGGCGTGTTTCGCGTCGATGACGATGGCAGCGAGACCTATGTCGCTGGGGAAACGGAAGAGGATGTGTATGCCGCGTTGGATCTGCCTTGTTTCCCACCAGAACTGCGAGAGAATCGCGATGAGTTCAAACTCGCCGAGACAGGCTTGCCAAAGCTGATCACCGTCGAAGATATCGTCGGAGATATGCACATGCATACCAATGCGACCGATGGCTTGAACACCCTAGAAGAGATGATCGAGGCAGCGATTGCGAAGGGGTATCAGTACATAGCGATCACCGATCACTCCAAGCGAGTCAGTATGGCCAATGGCCTGAATGCGGAGCGACTGCTGGATCAATGGAAGACGATCGACAAACTGCGGAAGAAGTACGACGGCAAGATTCAGATTCTCAAGGGTCTCGAATGCGATATTCTTGAGCAGGGTGGAATGGATCTGCCGGACGATGTGCTCGAACAAGGCGATTGGATCATTGCCAGCGTGCACTACGGTCAGAATCAGTCTAAGCAGCAAATCACAGATCGCATTGTGGGAGCACTGGAAAACCCCAATGTCTGCATCATCGCTCATCCGACAGGACGCCTGATCAACCGACGCGAACCGTACGAAGTCGATTTGGATACGGTGTTTCAGTGTGCTAAAGACAACAAGAAGTTCGTTGAACTTAACGCCAACCCAGCTCGGCTCGACTTGAACGATGTTTATTGCCACGCCGCGAAAGAGCAGGGCATTCCCATCGGCATCAACAGCGACGGGCACAAGATCGAAGGCCTCGACGTCATGCGTTACGGCATCAAGCAGGCACGCAGGGCTGGCTTGACCAAAGAGGATGTCGTCAACACACGACCTTGGGACGACATCCTGAAATTGCTTGGGCGAGCTTAGGCCATCGCTTCGCGAAGTGTCTCGATGAACTTGGGGCACTCTTCGCGAGGATTCTCGTTTTCTTCGTATTCCAAAACGACGAAGCCACGGTAGTTAGCTTCGCCCAGAATATCGAAGATGCGTTTGAAGTCGGTGGGGACTTTCTTCTTGTCAGGCCCCGAGACGACCACTTTGATTTGAGCATTGAGCGCGTAGGGAGCGATCTGGGCCAGCTCTCCGTAGATGTCGTCGCTGTGGAAATTCCCTGAGTCGAGGTTCACGCCGAACCAATCGCTTTCGACGTCGTGCACTAGCTTGAGCAAGCCTTCGGCGGTGGATGTTGGACCGCCGTGATTTTCCAGGGCCAGAAATACACCGTGCTCGCCAGCGTATTGGCACACTTCGTTTAAACCATCGACCATCAGGCGATGTGTTTCTTCGGTCGAGATGCCCTTCTTTTGATGTCCGGCAAATACGCGAATGACCGGAGCCCCGAGCTTGGCTGCGTTTTCGATCCAAGTCTTGGTGAGCTGAATCTGTTGGTCGCGCTGCTCACCAGGCGGATGTCCAAAGTCGTTGCCGATCGCTGTGCCGGAGACGCTGAGTCCTTGGCGAAACGCGTGCGACTTCAGGTCGTAGAGGTAACTCGCATCCAAGTCTTTGGGGAAGTAGTACGACGTCAGCTCGGTTCCATCCAACTGCATCTTGGCACAGTCATCGATGAAGGTCTTCAGCGTAACACCGGAGTTGGCGTCCTGCAGTAGTTTGCGATAACTGTAGGCAGCCAGGCTAAGTTTGAACTTGGGAGCACTGCGATCCGCGATCGGCTTTGCGGCATGCGAAGTTTCCGCCACGATGCCAGCTGCGGCGAGGCCAGCGGTCCCCATCATCCAGTTTCGACGAGTGAACTTTGGCGATGACTGCATCAGCAGGGCTCCTATCAGGCAGGTTCGTGGAGGGAAGGGAGGCTACGCCCCGGCCTTAACCGGTTCTGCGGCGGTGGTCTTTGATTCTTCAGATTGGGCTGAATTCTCAGAAGTGACTTCCAAGGCTTCCCAGGGGGCGAAAGCCAGGCTCAGTCCGATCATCAAGATAGCAAATTCCCAGTGCCCAGTAACGAGCCCCAGACCTACCCAGTGAAAAACAGCCAGTGCGACCAGCAGGGGCCGCCAGATGCGGAACCAAATTAGGAGTCCGAAGGCCAACTCAAAAAAGACAACAAGGTGCGTCCAGGCGAATACAATCAAACGAGATCCTTCCGATCCGCCCAGGAACGTCAGATCGATCAGGCGGTTATCGGGTTGGGCTATCAGCCACCACATCGCTTCGCCGTTCCACCAAACCGGATTGCCAAGCTTTGCGAAGGCCATCATCCAGTAGAACGCGACCACGTGGACTTGGATTAACCGAGTCGCCAAATGCGCGGTGAACGAAGCAGGCACTTCTTGTGTGTCTCCTTTACGACTTCTCAGCCATGCATCGACCGAGAAGTATGCCCCACACGGAGCCAGGCATAAGTAAATCATGACAGGGCAGAGCAGGGGCTCCAGGACTCCCATCAGCATCGGTGCTCGTTCGGCATACGAAAGCACAAACAAGGTCGCGATGACCGAAGTGATTCTCGTTTGGAACCCGACCGCGAAAAGCAGGATCGAAATCAAGCCAGCGGCATGAATCAGATACAACTGGGTCGAGGTGTGGGCGAGATAAAAGATCGACCAATAGAAGACCCGAGCCTGTGGATCGGACGCACCTGTCAATCGATAGGTACGATCGACCGGAAGTACTCCACCATCGGCAAACCAAATTGCCAATTCCGAGGTGAATGTCAGGGCATAAAGCAGCGCCACCACGCCAGCGACAATCCGGAGAATGCTAACCGTCTTGGGATTGTCCCGCTGGAACCAAAAGTGATTCCAACCGGAAGAGATGGCTTCGGTGAATTGATTGAAATAGGTACCAAGCACGCGCGGGATTCCTGTGTTACTCGACGGGGGCGACATGTTCGGTCGCCATTTCTTTAATGAGCTGGAACGATCCTTCCGGATCTACGAGTACGGTTGCTCGGTAGAGCTCGGTTTCGTAGGAAGGATCTCTTGGGTCGGCGGCAAACACCTGGCCGTCAATTTCCAGTTCCATGGGTTGCGGTCGTCGGCGAATGCAGCGGATCGATACTTTGTCGCTGCCAGTCGAGCGCAGGAAGTACTGACCGATCCCTTTGGTGATTTCTGCCGGTAGGGTGTCGTCGCTGATTTCAGCTTGCAAGGCGACAATCTTCGCGAGTCGCTGATAGCGATAGGGATCCCTTGGGCCTGACCCAAGCATTGGACCGGGAACCTCGTAGGTGTTGGTTTCACCTGACGGAGAATTCACTTCGACGCGAAAGAAATGCTCGTAGTCGGACGGGGTGCCGGTGTACATGCTGTAGGGTGA includes:
- a CDS encoding outer membrane protein assembly factor BamB family protein, which translates into the protein MITRRFCMKTVGLVLGLLSFAPSAQAGDWPQILGPQRNGHAEDEKLLDKWPQRGPKEVWKKGLGSGYAGPAVADGVVYLFHRESSSELLEAVELKTGKKIWSRDMRASYQASINPDDGPRCVPVVTKDSVIVYGAAGILRSVDRQTGKLRWEVDLAGNFGAPDGYFGAGSTPIVFEKFVLVNVGGRNGAGIVAVNLEDGQFQWKSLDDAASYSSPVMTTIADRPYAVFITRLQTVVIDPFTGRVLYGFPFGARGPTVNAATPVVSGSKLFVTASYGVGAKLVELEKTQFKPIWENDDTLSSQYNTPVLVGDYLYGIHGREDLGSPELRCIELATGKVMWSEQLPGTAHLIYADEKLIAVTNEGTAILFLPDEKKFTEVSRFRASNDIVRALPALSGGYLLVRETGTRGGPIRCFQIGKSP
- the polX gene encoding DNA polymerase/3'-5' exonuclease PolX, with the translated sequence MNNAQIAAKFETLADLLEFQGANSFRIRAYRNAARTIESLSQQISDILDDSSLKLTDLEGIGKDLAQKCQVLVETGKLPQLEELQKKIPPSVLAMLRIPGLGPKKAAVIYKELGISTLDDLKQACQDEKIRALKGFGAKTEQTILSGIDLAATAEQRIYWAKADKLVQRLREHFEGVKGVEKLSFAGSYRRGKETVGDIDMLTVAESSTVAMDRLAEFPEMEEVIVRGDTKMSIRLESNMQIDLRVVPAKSYGAAMQYFTGSKEHNVKVRGIAKQRGLKINEYGVFRVDDDGSETYVAGETEEDVYAALDLPCFPPELRENRDEFKLAETGLPKLITVEDIVGDMHMHTNATDGLNTLEEMIEAAIAKGYQYIAITDHSKRVSMANGLNAERLLDQWKTIDKLRKKYDGKIQILKGLECDILEQGGMDLPDDVLEQGDWIIASVHYGQNQSKQQITDRIVGALENPNVCIIAHPTGRLINRREPYEVDLDTVFQCAKDNKKFVELNANPARLDLNDVYCHAAKEQGIPIGINSDGHKIEGLDVMRYGIKQARRAGLTKEDVVNTRPWDDILKLLGRA
- a CDS encoding sugar phosphate isomerase/epimerase family protein; amino-acid sequence: MQSSPKFTRRNWMMGTAGLAAAGIVAETSHAAKPIADRSAPKFKLSLAAYSYRKLLQDANSGVTLKTFIDDCAKMQLDGTELTSYYFPKDLDASYLYDLKSHAFRQGLSVSGTAIGNDFGHPPGEQRDQQIQLTKTWIENAAKLGAPVIRVFAGHQKKGISTEETHRLMVDGLNEVCQYAGEHGVFLALENHGGPTSTAEGLLKLVHDVESDWFGVNLDSGNFHSDDIYGELAQIAPYALNAQIKVVVSGPDKKKVPTDFKRIFDILGEANYRGFVVLEYEENENPREECPKFIETLREAMA